The DNA window GGATGCAGCGTCGCTGTCGCACATGCTCAATAGCGTCCACCACCGTTAAGCTCTGTTTCATCATCAGGTACGCCAAGACCAGAGACGCTGACCTGCTGCGACCCATCACACAATGCACCAGCACCTTGTCTTCAACAGAACGAAGTACAGATCGATTTATCAGTCAGGCCGCTTTTTCAGATAAGGATCTAAATGTAAGGTTTTGATTTGCTGCAGGACTTACTCTCTGGATGACCGAGGGCCTCGTGGATGAACTGGGCTGCAGGGCGGAAGAACTGGGAGATGTTGAAGGTGGGTTTGTCATCAGCCTCGACACCATAGTACTGAATGTCCATGTCACTGTAGTACTCAGCACCGGTGAGCACGTTGTTAAACTTTCCCTCGGCTGCATTAAGGACATGAGTGATGCTCAGGTCCCTCAGGCCAGAAAACTCCAGCGCTGTTTTCCTGTTCATtcacacaaagacatcaaatgaAGCTGCAT is part of the Labrus bergylta chromosome 10, fLabBer1.1, whole genome shotgun sequence genome and encodes:
- the LOC110002535 gene encoding dual specificity phosphatase 29-like, with the protein product MSSSAVKSRSKNPYAAVQVDPDSDYITPGTLDLEQMFWSGTGAQYAHVDQVWPRIYIGDEKTALEFSGLRDLSITHVLNAAEGKFNNVLTGAEYYSDMDIQYYGVEADDKPTFNISQFFRPAAQFIHEALGHPENKVLVHCVMGRSRSASLVLAYLMMKQSLTVVDAIEHVRQRRCILPNHGFLKQLRALDITLQEERLREKRETNGAQ